The Corynebacterium comes genome window below encodes:
- a CDS encoding DUF3618 domain-containing protein: protein MSNNPDDIRADIERTRGNLGRDVDALAEKVDPNRVVERQTDRLKSRWVNMRESVFGSDDADVRDGGPGRVSQLADDAGEAVGNAPDTIRRKTRGNPLAAGAIALAAGWIVGSLLPASRPEQEAAAAVRDKAQPLVEEAKSVAQDMGESLQPQAEQAVADVQESARESAVRVREEGQHRIDQVREESTGAAQRVRDTAREG, encoded by the coding sequence ATGAGCAACAACCCTGACGATATCCGCGCCGACATCGAGCGCACCCGCGGCAACCTCGGCCGCGACGTGGACGCCCTGGCGGAGAAGGTCGATCCGAACCGGGTCGTCGAGCGGCAGACCGACCGGCTCAAGTCCCGCTGGGTGAACATGCGCGAGTCCGTGTTCGGCAGCGACGACGCGGATGTGCGTGATGGCGGGCCGGGCCGCGTCTCTCAGCTCGCCGATGACGCCGGGGAGGCTGTCGGCAATGCGCCGGACACCATCCGCCGCAAGACCCGCGGTAACCCGTTGGCCGCCGGTGCCATCGCCCTGGCGGCCGGCTGGATCGTGGGTTCGCTGCTTCCGGCCAGCAGGCCGGAGCAGGAGGCGGCCGCCGCCGTCCGCGACAAGGCCCAGCCGCTCGTCGAGGAGGCGAAGTCGGTGGCTCAGGACATGGGTGAGTCCCTGCAGCCGCAGGCGGAGCAGGCCGTCGCCGACGTCCAGGAAAGTGCCCGCGAGAGTGCGGTCCGTGTCAGGGAGGAAGGGCAGCACCGCATCGACCAGGTCCGCGAGGAATCGACGGGCGCGGCGCAGCGCGTGCGCGATACCGCCCGCGAGGGGTAG
- a CDS encoding phage holin family protein translates to MSGSTPAGDAATRRAGTGYPGVDPAPSAEAEVRARTESLGEMLASFSTNLSTLLRQEFQLAKAEATESAKQGGRGAGMLAGAAIGGFLTLLFLSMALMWALGTWMHVGWAAVIVAVVWAVIAAVLASMGRKQLDAMKGLPQTQETVGEIPPTLNPNKETP, encoded by the coding sequence ATGAGCGGATCGACCCCCGCGGGCGACGCCGCCACCCGCCGTGCGGGCACGGGTTATCCCGGCGTTGACCCGGCGCCGTCGGCCGAGGCGGAGGTCCGGGCCCGGACCGAGTCGCTGGGGGAGATGTTGGCCAGCTTCTCCACCAACCTGTCGACCCTCCTTCGCCAGGAATTCCAGTTGGCCAAGGCAGAGGCCACCGAATCGGCCAAGCAGGGGGGCCGCGGGGCGGGCATGTTGGCCGGTGCCGCGATCGGCGGATTCCTCACCCTGCTGTTCCTGTCGATGGCGCTCATGTGGGCGCTGGGCACCTGGATGCACGTCGGTTGGGCGGCGGTGATCGTTGCGGTGGTGTGGGCGGTGATCGCCGCAGTCCTTGCCTCAATGGGCAGGAAGCAGCTCGACGCCATGAAGGGGCTGCCGCAGACCCAGGAAACCGTCGGTGAGATCCCGCCGACCCTCAATCCCAACAAGGAGACCCCATGA